A single Nicotiana tabacum cultivar K326 chromosome 5, ASM71507v2, whole genome shotgun sequence DNA region contains:
- the LOC107811881 gene encoding interactor of constitutive active ROPs 2, chloroplastic isoform X1, producing MQTPKGRTVSIEVPQRKSPATPKTARKLGTSGPDVDSVSSLNPASRTPKDKSPKVVGRRQSPRSPAVEQKRLGRVSDLEDQLAQLQEEVKKAKEQLSSSESLKKKSEQEADEFKKQIAAMSEKLEESEKPLLERSDSEEARLLELRKISQDRDRAWESELEAVQKQHELDSAALASAMNEIQKLKLQLARVADSEATQAHHAESAHAETQSLRVKLNETVSLLEQLQIQLNKSKESEASVLEEVSKAQLELEVAKLTGDTLCSESLKAMEACKSLSLELEQSKVKEAALEELVSNLQSDQVNKSMNLVDPSESGINVEADELKTELSNLKDEVNELRAALEDSERSYQEECIQSTLQITSAYEIVECTKSESIQRDTEWNSKLNAAKADMEELKGTLMNKEAELQKISDENKGLNLQVEEIPAADGETELQDELKKSESILADLRASLFDKETEVQSTTEENEMLKSEMKKREMESTKVNDEVLALAEAAKTSEREALMKLGYLTEEADKSSRKAARVIEELDAAQAANSEMEAELRRLKVQSDQWRKAAEAAAAMLSTSNNGKYVERTGSLDYHTIGGKLRSPLSEDMDNDYSPKKKNGNMLKKIGSLLKKGHK from the exons ATGCAGACACCAAAAGGAAG GACCGTCTCTATTGAGGTGCCACAAAGGAAATCTCCAGCTACACCAAAGACAGCTCGAAAGCTCGGAACTTCAGGGCCAGATGTTGATTCTGTTTCATCTCTAAATCCAGCAAGCAGGACACCAAAAGACAAGAGTCCCAAAGTTGTTGGTCGCCGCCAGTCACCACGAAGTCCAGCAGTAGAG CAGAAGCGTCTCGGCAGAGTGTCCGATTTGGAAGACCAGCTTGCTCAACTCCAAGAGGAGGTGAAGAAGGCAAAGGAACAACTCAGTTCATCAGAGTCATTGAAGAAAAAGTCTGAACAAGAGGCTGATGAATTCAAGAAGCAGATTGCGGCCATGTCAGAGAAGCTTGAGGAGTCTGAGAAGCCGCTGCTTGAGCGCTCAGATTCTGAGGAAGCTCGACTCCTGGAGCTACGCAAGATCTCACAAGATCGGGATCGAGCATGGGAATCTGAACTTGAGGCTGTACAAAAGCAGCATGAATTGGACTCTGCCGCTCTGGCTTCTGCCATGAATGAAATCCAGAAGCTTAAACTGCAGCTCGCTAGAGTAGCTGATTCTGAAGCTACTCAAGCTCACCATGCTGAATCAGCTCATGCTGAGACCCAAAGCTTAAGGGTAAAACTGAACGAAACCGTTTCATTGCTTGAGCAATTACAAATCCAGTTAAACAAAAGCAAGGAATCTGAAGCTAGTGTACTTGAAGAAGTGAGTAAAGCTCAGTTGGAGCTAGAAGTTGCAAAGCTGACAGGCGACACTCTATGCTCGGAAAGTTTGAAGGCAATGGAGGCTTGCAAATCCTTGTCATTGGAGTTGGAACAGTCAAAGGTTAAAGAGGCTGCACTGGAGGAACTTGTCAGCAATCTCCAGTCTGATCAAGTGAACAAAAGCATGAACCTGGTAGATCCTTCAGAAAGTGGAATTAATGTGGAAGCTGATGAACTCAAAACTGAGCTCAGTAATCTTAAAGATGAAGTAAATGAACTAAGAGCTGCATTGGAGGATTCCGAGAGAAGCTATCAGGAGGAATGCATCCAGAGCACCTTGCAGATAACAAGTGCTTACGAGATAGTGGAGTGTACAAAGTCTGAATCGATTCAAAGAGATACTGAATGGAATTCAAAGTTAAATGCTGCAAAAGCAGATATGGAAGAGTTAAAGGGGACACTGATGAACAAAGAAGCTGAACTACAAAAGATTTCAGATGAAAATAAGGGCCTAAATTTACAGGTTGAAGAAATACCGGCAGCTGACGGAGAAACTGAATTACAAGATGAATTGAAGAAATCAGAGTCAATCTTGGCAGATTTAAGGGCAAGTTTATTTGATAAAGAGACGGAGGTGCAGAGTACCACTGAGGAGAATGAGATGCTGAAGtctgaaatgaagaagagggaaaTGGAGAGTACCAAAGTGAATGACGAGGTTCTTGCCTTGGCAGAAGCTGCAAAAACTTCTGAAAGAGAGGCCCTGATGAAGCTGGGGTATTTGACTGAGGAAGCAGATAAAAGTAGCAGAAAAGCAGCACGGGTCATTGAGGAGTTGGATGCAGCACAGGCGGCTAACTCTGAGATGGAAGCTGAGTTGAGGAGGTTAAAAGTACAATCTGATCAGTGGAGAAAAGCTGCTGAAGCAGCTGCAGCTATGCTATCAACTAGCAATAATGGAAAATATGTTGAGAGAACAGGCTCTTTAGATTACCACACTATTGGTGGAAAGCTGCGTTCTCCATTGTCTGAAGATATGGATAATGATTACTCACCCAAGAAGAAGAATGGCAATATGTTGAAGAAGATCGGTAGTTTATTAAAAAAGGGCCACAAATAG
- the LOC107811881 gene encoding interactor of constitutive active ROPs 2, chloroplastic isoform X2, whose translation MQTPKGRTVSIEVPQRKSPATPKTARKLGTSGPDVDSVSSLNPASRTPKDKSPKVVGRRQSPRSPAVEKRLGRVSDLEDQLAQLQEEVKKAKEQLSSSESLKKKSEQEADEFKKQIAAMSEKLEESEKPLLERSDSEEARLLELRKISQDRDRAWESELEAVQKQHELDSAALASAMNEIQKLKLQLARVADSEATQAHHAESAHAETQSLRVKLNETVSLLEQLQIQLNKSKESEASVLEEVSKAQLELEVAKLTGDTLCSESLKAMEACKSLSLELEQSKVKEAALEELVSNLQSDQVNKSMNLVDPSESGINVEADELKTELSNLKDEVNELRAALEDSERSYQEECIQSTLQITSAYEIVECTKSESIQRDTEWNSKLNAAKADMEELKGTLMNKEAELQKISDENKGLNLQVEEIPAADGETELQDELKKSESILADLRASLFDKETEVQSTTEENEMLKSEMKKREMESTKVNDEVLALAEAAKTSEREALMKLGYLTEEADKSSRKAARVIEELDAAQAANSEMEAELRRLKVQSDQWRKAAEAAAAMLSTSNNGKYVERTGSLDYHTIGGKLRSPLSEDMDNDYSPKKKNGNMLKKIGSLLKKGHK comes from the exons ATGCAGACACCAAAAGGAAG GACCGTCTCTATTGAGGTGCCACAAAGGAAATCTCCAGCTACACCAAAGACAGCTCGAAAGCTCGGAACTTCAGGGCCAGATGTTGATTCTGTTTCATCTCTAAATCCAGCAAGCAGGACACCAAAAGACAAGAGTCCCAAAGTTGTTGGTCGCCGCCAGTCACCACGAAGTCCAGCAGTAGAG AAGCGTCTCGGCAGAGTGTCCGATTTGGAAGACCAGCTTGCTCAACTCCAAGAGGAGGTGAAGAAGGCAAAGGAACAACTCAGTTCATCAGAGTCATTGAAGAAAAAGTCTGAACAAGAGGCTGATGAATTCAAGAAGCAGATTGCGGCCATGTCAGAGAAGCTTGAGGAGTCTGAGAAGCCGCTGCTTGAGCGCTCAGATTCTGAGGAAGCTCGACTCCTGGAGCTACGCAAGATCTCACAAGATCGGGATCGAGCATGGGAATCTGAACTTGAGGCTGTACAAAAGCAGCATGAATTGGACTCTGCCGCTCTGGCTTCTGCCATGAATGAAATCCAGAAGCTTAAACTGCAGCTCGCTAGAGTAGCTGATTCTGAAGCTACTCAAGCTCACCATGCTGAATCAGCTCATGCTGAGACCCAAAGCTTAAGGGTAAAACTGAACGAAACCGTTTCATTGCTTGAGCAATTACAAATCCAGTTAAACAAAAGCAAGGAATCTGAAGCTAGTGTACTTGAAGAAGTGAGTAAAGCTCAGTTGGAGCTAGAAGTTGCAAAGCTGACAGGCGACACTCTATGCTCGGAAAGTTTGAAGGCAATGGAGGCTTGCAAATCCTTGTCATTGGAGTTGGAACAGTCAAAGGTTAAAGAGGCTGCACTGGAGGAACTTGTCAGCAATCTCCAGTCTGATCAAGTGAACAAAAGCATGAACCTGGTAGATCCTTCAGAAAGTGGAATTAATGTGGAAGCTGATGAACTCAAAACTGAGCTCAGTAATCTTAAAGATGAAGTAAATGAACTAAGAGCTGCATTGGAGGATTCCGAGAGAAGCTATCAGGAGGAATGCATCCAGAGCACCTTGCAGATAACAAGTGCTTACGAGATAGTGGAGTGTACAAAGTCTGAATCGATTCAAAGAGATACTGAATGGAATTCAAAGTTAAATGCTGCAAAAGCAGATATGGAAGAGTTAAAGGGGACACTGATGAACAAAGAAGCTGAACTACAAAAGATTTCAGATGAAAATAAGGGCCTAAATTTACAGGTTGAAGAAATACCGGCAGCTGACGGAGAAACTGAATTACAAGATGAATTGAAGAAATCAGAGTCAATCTTGGCAGATTTAAGGGCAAGTTTATTTGATAAAGAGACGGAGGTGCAGAGTACCACTGAGGAGAATGAGATGCTGAAGtctgaaatgaagaagagggaaaTGGAGAGTACCAAAGTGAATGACGAGGTTCTTGCCTTGGCAGAAGCTGCAAAAACTTCTGAAAGAGAGGCCCTGATGAAGCTGGGGTATTTGACTGAGGAAGCAGATAAAAGTAGCAGAAAAGCAGCACGGGTCATTGAGGAGTTGGATGCAGCACAGGCGGCTAACTCTGAGATGGAAGCTGAGTTGAGGAGGTTAAAAGTACAATCTGATCAGTGGAGAAAAGCTGCTGAAGCAGCTGCAGCTATGCTATCAACTAGCAATAATGGAAAATATGTTGAGAGAACAGGCTCTTTAGATTACCACACTATTGGTGGAAAGCTGCGTTCTCCATTGTCTGAAGATATGGATAATGATTACTCACCCAAGAAGAAGAATGGCAATATGTTGAAGAAGATCGGTAGTTTATTAAAAAAGGGCCACAAATAG
- the LOC107811880 gene encoding small ribosomal subunit protein uS12, protein MGKTRGMGAGRKLKSHRRRQRWADKSYKKSHLGNEWKKPFAGSSHAKGIVLEKIGIEAKQPNSAIRKCARVQLIKNGKKIAAFVPNDGCLNYIEENDEVLIAGFGRKGHAVGDIPGVRFKVVKVSGVSLLALFKEKKEKPRS, encoded by the exons ATGgg GAAGACACGAGGTATGGGAGCTGGACGCAAGCTGAAGTCCCACCGTAGAAGACAAAGATGGGCTGACAAGTCCTACAAGAAGTCCCATCTTGGAAATGAATGGAAGAAGCCATTTGCTGGCTCATCCCACGCTAAAGGCATTGTGCTTGAGAAGAT AGGTATTGAGGCTAAGCAGCCCAACTCTGCTATTCGTAAATGTGCTAGGGTTCAATTGATCAAAAATGGAAAGAAGATTGCTGCATTTGTTCCTAATGATGGTTGTTTGAACTACATTGAAGAAAAT GATGAGGTATTGATTGCTGGATTTGGTCGAAAGGGTCATGCCGTGGGAGATATTCCTGGTGTCAGGTTCAAGGTGGTGAAGGTATCTGGTGTTTCTCTCTTGGCTCTCTTCAAGGAGAAAAAGGAGAAACCAAgatcttaa